Proteins co-encoded in one Malus sylvestris chromosome 7, drMalSylv7.2, whole genome shotgun sequence genomic window:
- the LOC126628595 gene encoding uncharacterized protein LOC126628595: MSVSVVVSPPHIIGATSAALTLGCSPPLYSPHSPRISVFLYPPSTLPAPYPPRPSSKNRVTSSSSSSSAAFAFLHHTPATATMTRGPRGFLSASSSSCCCCSFRARSPDHFESADDDDEDESPSADTDEEEEEYADGDFGSPDRWDVLGLGQAMVDFSGTVDDEFLEKLGLEKGTRKLVNHEERGRVLRAMDGCSYKAAAGGSLSNTLVALARLGSGSIAGSTLNVAMAGSVGSDPLGDFYRTKLRRANLHFLSEPIKDGTTGTVIVLTTSDAQRTMLAYQGTSSTVNYDPCLASTVCNTKIFVVEGYLFELPDTIKTITKACEIARKSGALVAVTASDVSCIERHYDDFWEIVGNYADIVFANSDEARAFCHFSSKESPVSATRYLSHFVPLASVTDGPRGSYIGVKGEAVYIPPSPCVPADTCGAGDAYASGILYGILRGVSDLKGIGTLAARVAATVVGQQGTRLRVQDAVELAESFACHVDSSRIRSDIGSDHLSSF; the protein is encoded by the exons ATGTCTGTATCGGTTGTTGTTTCTCCTCCGCACATAATCGGCGCCACGAGTGCGGCCCTGACCCTGGGCTGCTCTCCACCACTCTATTCTCCGCATTCCCCTCGCATTTCTGTCTTTTTATACCCCCCTTCCACTCTCCCCGCGCCTTATCCACCGCGTCCTTCTTCAAAAAATAGAGTTACTTCCTCCTCCTCCAGCTCCTCTGCCGCCTTTGCTTTTCTCCATCACACCCCCGCAACCGCAACCATGACCAGAGGGCCACGTGGGTTTCTCagcgcctcctcctcctcctgctgCTGCTGTAGCTTTAGAGCTCGCTCACCTGATCACTTTGAGAGCGCTGATGACGATGATGAAGATGAAAGTCCTTCTGCTGATACtgatgaggaggaagaagaatatgCCGACGGGGATTTTGGGTCGCCTGATAGATGGGACGTTTTGGGCCTGGGACAAGCCATG GTCGACTTTTCTGGGACTGTTGATGACGAGTTCCTGGAGAAATTGGGATTGGAAAAGGGAACAAGGAAGCTTGTGAATCATGAAGAGAGAGGTAGAGTTTTGAGAGCTATGGATGGTTGTAGCTATAAGGCTGCTGCTGGTGGGTCTCTTTCCAACACTTTAGTGGCCTTGGCAAGGCTTGGTAGTGGCTCCATTGCAGGCTCTACCTTGAATGTAGCTATGGCAGGGAGTGTCGGGAGTGATCCATTGGGTGATTTTTACAG GACCAAGTTACGTCGTGCGAATTTGCATTTTCTTTCTGAACCTATCAAGGATGGGACAACAGGGACAGTGATAGTTCTCACAACTTCAGATGCCCAGCGTACAATGCTTGCATATCAG GGTACATCTTCAACTGTTAATTATGATCCATGCTTGGCTAGCACAGTTTGCAATACAAAAATATTTGTAGTCGAGGGTTATTTATTTGAACTTCCTGATACAATCAAAACAATTACAAAAGCATGTGAAATAGCACGCAAGAGCGGTGCCCTGGTTGCAGTTACAGCATCAGATGTCTCCTGCATTGAGAGACACTATGATGATTTCTG GGAAATTGTTGGAAACTATGCGGACATTGTTTTTGCAAACAGTGACGAAGCAAGAGCATTCTGCCATTTTTCCTCAAAGGAGAGCCCCGTTTCAGCTACAAGGTATCTGAGCCATTTTGTTCCCCTGGCATCAGTTACTGATGGACCAAGAGGGTCTTACATTGGTGTAAAAGGAGAAGCTGTATATATTCCTCCTTCTCCATGTGTACCAGCGGACACTTGTGGTGCTGGAGATGCATATGCGTCGGGAATTTTGTATGGTATTCTACGAGGAGTGTCAGATTTGAAAGGAATAGGTACTCTAGCGGCAAGGGTTGCAGCCACAGTGGTGGGGCAGCAGGGCACACGACTTAGGGTTCAAGATGCAGTAGAGTTGGCAGAATCATTTGCATGCCATGTTGATAGTTCCCGCATTAGATCAGACATTGGATCAGATCATTTATCCAGCTTCTAA
- the LOC126627952 gene encoding putative gamma-glutamylcyclotransferase At3g02910 has translation MVAAAGEGAAGTVITTPPRRSVVFTYGTLKRGFGNHALMEELTRSGDAVFLGSYRTQEKYPLVCGPYRVPFLLNLPGSGERVTGELYGVSSGGLARMDELEGTSRGHYERLPIKLVVLEEGEAEEAEAYFAHSSYARELWMKNGRRGLCAYSEKEARGYVKRNERPQHLTFLDHIHLFVSSASDEPSDSSDPLTFN, from the coding sequence atggttGCTGCCGCCGGTGAGGGAGCCGCAGGTACAGTTATAACAACGCCGCCGAGGAGGAGCGTGGTTTTCACGTACGGCACCCTAAAGCGGGGGTTTGGGAACCACGCCTTAATGGAGGAGCTGACGAGAAGCGGAGATGCCGTATTCTTGGGCAGCTACCGAACCCAAGAAAAGTATCCGCTGGTGTGCGGGCCCTACCGGGTGCCATTTCTCCTCAACCTGCCAGGATCGGGTGAGCGGGTAACGGGGGAGTTGTACGGCGTGTCGAGTGGCGGGCTGGCTCGCATGGATGAGTTGGAGGGCACGAGTCGCGGTCACTACGAGAGGCTGCCCATAAAGCTGGTGGTCCTGGAGGAGGGGGAGGCGGAGGAAGCGGAGGCGTATTTTGCGCACAGCAGCTACGCAAGGGAGCTGTGGATGAAGAACGGGAGGAGGGGTTTGTGCGCGTATTCGGAGAAAGAAGCGCGCGGGTACGTGAAGCGCAATGAAAGGCCGCAGCATCTCACCTTTCTCGACCACATTCATCTGTTTGTGTCCTCCGCCTCCGACGAACCATCAGATTCATCAGATCCATTGACTTTCAATTAA
- the LOC126628601 gene encoding cinnamoyl-CoA reductase-like SNL6 isoform X4: MALAADAICTCDDDGADEISPCSGTTTVCVMDASGRLGSTLVHRLLHRGYAVHAALQTHHIIICAGAGAGAGVGDEAECFDDELVKKKKVSVFRSDPFDYHSIMDALEGCSALFYSFEPPSDHPTYDEFMAEAEVRAAHNVLEACAQTDTIHKVVFTSSVTAVIWRDDRTTSPSSSHEIDERNWSDVNFCKKFKLWHALSKTLAEKTAWALAMDRGLNMVSVNGGLLMSPDLTITNPYLKGTAEMYQDGLLVTVDLKFLVDAHISVLEEASSYGRYVCFDRVINCYKDAVGLARMLLPPSQTSFLQTQTQPQTPS; the protein is encoded by the exons ATGGCTCTTGCAGCAGATGCTATTTGTACTTGTGATGATGATGGTGCTGATGAAATTAGTCCATGTTCAGGGACGACCACAGTCTGCGTCATGGATGCGTCCGGCCGCCTAGGCTCCACTCTCGTCCATCGCCTCTTGCACAGAGGCTATGCAGTCCATGCTGCACTCCAAACCCATCACA TTATTATATGTGCGGGTGCGGGTGCGGGTGCGGGTGTTGGTGATGAAGCAGAGTGTTTTGATGACGAATtggtaaagaagaagaaagtgagcGTTTTCCGTTCAGACCCCTTTGACTACCACAGCATTATGGACGCTTTGGAAGGATGCTCTGCCCTTTTCTACTCCTTCGAGCCTCCTTCAGACCACCCCACTTATGAT GAATTTATGGCAGAGGCAGAGGTCAGAGCAGCTCATAACGTACTGGAAGCTTGTGCCCAAACTGATACCATACACAAAGTAGTCTTTACATCCTCTGTAACAGCTGTGATTTGGAGGGACGACCGTACAACGTCGCCGTCCTCCTCCCATGAGATTGATGAGAGAAACTGGAGCGATGtcaatttttgtaaaaaattcaAG CTGTGGCATGCCCTCTCGAAGACCCTAGCCGAGAAGACAGCATGGGCTCTAGCAATGGACCGAGGACTGAACATGGTGTCCGTCAATGGCGGGCTGTTGATGAGCCCCGATCTCACCATCACTAATCCGTATCTAAAAGGAACGGCTGAGATGTACCAAGATGGGCTGTTGGTGACCGTTgatctcaagttccttgttgaCGCACACATCTCCGTCCTTGAAGAGGCGTCATCCTACGGAAGATACGTATGCTTCGACAGAGTCATCAATTGCTACAAAGATGCCGTTGGGCTCGCCCGCATGCTTTTGCCGCCTTCTCAAACTTCATTTCTCCAAACGCAAACCCAACCCCAAACCCCAAG TTAA
- the LOC126628603 gene encoding uncharacterized protein LOC126628603, which translates to MWLEIICGLIIYQLYRWFVSSDDDDVLDLETSDSKALFSVGDRLAKLYGGKVYVGLRIPDADTASPQTIDLVLVSEGEAAVVSVKNLSGLVSVNADGSWVCEGYSSNHKAQHLPDPVLETKKQASILESYLEQRGVALPKGYLSCKVILSNPKVCTIQSSNFPSEVVTYDQWVQLKPEPKNMFSGWFKGAFRGGKKEMQESMHQKLDSILSTAPMWDRLELKGSKYVLGEFLEFKGKQEDVQDLKCIKRSKIGRLVVQKTSMLGFAPSRLQVLYSPRDYRSEGASASEWMEVTVRSSTEVLFQPENSSRVRKFKLSSIVSMSLSA; encoded by the exons ATGTGGTTAGAGATCATCTGCGGGCTGATAATATACCAGCTGTACAGGTGGTTCGTCTCCTCCGATGACGACGACGTCTTGGACCTGGAGACTTCTGATTCCAAGGCTCTCTTCTCCGTCGGTGACAGGCTTGCCAAGCTTTACGGCGGTAAGGTCTACGTTGGCCTTCGCATTCCCGATGCTGATACCGCTTCCCCTCAGACTATCGATTTGGTCCTCGTCTCCGAAGG ggaggCAGCGGTCGTGAGTGTAAAGAATTTATCAGGATTAGTTTCAGTGAATGCGGATGGCAGCTGGGTTTGTGAGGGCTACAGTAGTAATCACAAGGCGCAGCACCTACCCGACCCT GTGTTGGAGACCAAAAAACAAGCTTCAATTCTTGAATCATATTTAGAACAAAGAGGAGTTGCTTTACCAAAAGGATATTTGTCTTGCAAAGTAATCCTTTCCAATCCAAAAGTTTG TACCATTCAGTCCAGCAATTTTCCATCAGAAGTCGTAACCTATGACCAGTGGGTGCAGCTGAAACCAGAACCAAAAAACATGTTTTCTGGTTGGTTCAAAGGTGCCTTCCGTGGTGGAAAGAAAGAGATGCAAGAATCTATGCATCAGAAGCTTGATTCCATTCTTAGTACAGCTCCAATGTGGGATAG GTTGGAGCTCAAAGGTAGTAAGTATGTTCTTGGAGAATTTCTAGAATTCAAGGGTAAGCAGGAAGATGTTCAGGATTTGAAATGTATCAAAAGATCAAAAATTGGCCGCCTTGTAGTCCAAAAGACGAGCATGCTTGGATTTG CCCCTTCTAGGCTTCAAGTTCTGTACTCTCCTCGTGATTATCGGAGCGAAGGAGCTTCAGCTTCTGAGTGGATGGAGGTAACTGTAAGGTCTAGTACAGAAGTCCTCTTCCAGCCAGAAAATTCTTCTAGAGTACGCAAGTTTAAGCTCTCTTCGATCGTCTCTATGTCACTGAGTGCTTAA
- the LOC126628601 gene encoding cinnamoyl-CoA reductase-like SNL6 isoform X2, whose protein sequence is MALAADAICTCDDDGADEISPCSGTTTVCVMDASGRLGSTLVHRLLHRGYAVHAALQTHHTECFDDELVKKKKVSVFRSDPFDYHSIMDALEGCSALFYSFEPPSDHPTYDEFMAEAEVRAAHNVLEACAQTDTIHKVVFTSSVTAVIWRDDRTTSPSSSHEIDERNWSDVNFCKKFKLWHALSKTLAEKTAWALAMDRGLNMVSVNGGLLMSPDLTITNPYLKGTAEMYQDGLLVTVDLKFLVDAHISVLEEASSYGRYVCFDRVINCYKDAVGLARMLLPPSQTSFLQTQTQPQTPSFEETETMVVYQQKISNEKLNKLMVDFDTTLQLSH, encoded by the exons ATGGCTCTTGCAGCAGATGCTATTTGTACTTGTGATGATGATGGTGCTGATGAAATTAGTCCATGTTCAGGGACGACCACAGTCTGCGTCATGGATGCGTCCGGCCGCCTAGGCTCCACTCTCGTCCATCGCCTCTTGCACAGAGGCTATGCAGTCCATGCTGCACTCCAAACCCATCACA CAGAGTGTTTTGATGACGAATtggtaaagaagaagaaagtgagcGTTTTCCGTTCAGACCCCTTTGACTACCACAGCATTATGGACGCTTTGGAAGGATGCTCTGCCCTTTTCTACTCCTTCGAGCCTCCTTCAGACCACCCCACTTATGAT GAATTTATGGCAGAGGCAGAGGTCAGAGCAGCTCATAACGTACTGGAAGCTTGTGCCCAAACTGATACCATACACAAAGTAGTCTTTACATCCTCTGTAACAGCTGTGATTTGGAGGGACGACCGTACAACGTCGCCGTCCTCCTCCCATGAGATTGATGAGAGAAACTGGAGCGATGtcaatttttgtaaaaaattcaAG CTGTGGCATGCCCTCTCGAAGACCCTAGCCGAGAAGACAGCATGGGCTCTAGCAATGGACCGAGGACTGAACATGGTGTCCGTCAATGGCGGGCTGTTGATGAGCCCCGATCTCACCATCACTAATCCGTATCTAAAAGGAACGGCTGAGATGTACCAAGATGGGCTGTTGGTGACCGTTgatctcaagttccttgttgaCGCACACATCTCCGTCCTTGAAGAGGCGTCATCCTACGGAAGATACGTATGCTTCGACAGAGTCATCAATTGCTACAAAGATGCCGTTGGGCTCGCCCGCATGCTTTTGCCGCCTTCTCAAACTTCATTTCTCCAAACGCAAACCCAACCCCAAACCCCAAG TTTCGAGGAGACGGAGACAATGGTGGTGTACCAACAGAAGATAAGCAACGAGAAACTAAACAAACTCATGGTCGACTTTGACACCACCCTTCAACTCAGCCATTAA
- the LOC126628601 gene encoding cinnamoyl-CoA reductase-like SNL6 isoform X1: protein MALAADAICTCDDDGADEISPCSGTTTVCVMDASGRLGSTLVHRLLHRGYAVHAALQTHHIIICAGAGAGAGVGDEAECFDDELVKKKKVSVFRSDPFDYHSIMDALEGCSALFYSFEPPSDHPTYDEFMAEAEVRAAHNVLEACAQTDTIHKVVFTSSVTAVIWRDDRTTSPSSSHEIDERNWSDVNFCKKFKLWHALSKTLAEKTAWALAMDRGLNMVSVNGGLLMSPDLTITNPYLKGTAEMYQDGLLVTVDLKFLVDAHISVLEEASSYGRYVCFDRVINCYKDAVGLARMLLPPSQTSFLQTQTQPQTPSFEETETMVVYQQKISNEKLNKLMVDFDTTLQLSH, encoded by the exons ATGGCTCTTGCAGCAGATGCTATTTGTACTTGTGATGATGATGGTGCTGATGAAATTAGTCCATGTTCAGGGACGACCACAGTCTGCGTCATGGATGCGTCCGGCCGCCTAGGCTCCACTCTCGTCCATCGCCTCTTGCACAGAGGCTATGCAGTCCATGCTGCACTCCAAACCCATCACA TTATTATATGTGCGGGTGCGGGTGCGGGTGCGGGTGTTGGTGATGAAGCAGAGTGTTTTGATGACGAATtggtaaagaagaagaaagtgagcGTTTTCCGTTCAGACCCCTTTGACTACCACAGCATTATGGACGCTTTGGAAGGATGCTCTGCCCTTTTCTACTCCTTCGAGCCTCCTTCAGACCACCCCACTTATGAT GAATTTATGGCAGAGGCAGAGGTCAGAGCAGCTCATAACGTACTGGAAGCTTGTGCCCAAACTGATACCATACACAAAGTAGTCTTTACATCCTCTGTAACAGCTGTGATTTGGAGGGACGACCGTACAACGTCGCCGTCCTCCTCCCATGAGATTGATGAGAGAAACTGGAGCGATGtcaatttttgtaaaaaattcaAG CTGTGGCATGCCCTCTCGAAGACCCTAGCCGAGAAGACAGCATGGGCTCTAGCAATGGACCGAGGACTGAACATGGTGTCCGTCAATGGCGGGCTGTTGATGAGCCCCGATCTCACCATCACTAATCCGTATCTAAAAGGAACGGCTGAGATGTACCAAGATGGGCTGTTGGTGACCGTTgatctcaagttccttgttgaCGCACACATCTCCGTCCTTGAAGAGGCGTCATCCTACGGAAGATACGTATGCTTCGACAGAGTCATCAATTGCTACAAAGATGCCGTTGGGCTCGCCCGCATGCTTTTGCCGCCTTCTCAAACTTCATTTCTCCAAACGCAAACCCAACCCCAAACCCCAAG TTTCGAGGAGACGGAGACAATGGTGGTGTACCAACAGAAGATAAGCAACGAGAAACTAAACAAACTCATGGTCGACTTTGACACCACCCTTCAACTCAGCCATTAA
- the LOC126630462 gene encoding uncharacterized protein LOC126630462: protein MAICIAPLSTSFSGSGCQLKAREVLWSSANGNGSVKAKVQTQRKHIHLRTGRNFTVRAEYSDDSRGGGGGADFVAGFVLGGAVFGTLAYVFAPQIRRSLLNEDEYGFRKARRPIYYDEGLEKTRQTLNAKISQLNSAIDNVSSRLRGGNNAPTVPIKNDPEMEATM, encoded by the exons ATGGCGATCTGCATTGCTCCTCTATCCACCTCATTCTCAG GCAGCGGATGCCAGCTGAAGGCGCGTGAGGTTTTGTGGTCCTCCGCCAACGGCAACGGCAGCGTCAAGGCCAAGGTCCAAACCCAAAGGAAACATATTCACCTGCGAACCGGTCGCAATTTCACTGTTCGTGCGGAGTACAG TGACGATAGTAGAGGTGGCGGCGGCGGTGCTGATTTCGTCGCTGGTTTTGTGTTAGGAGGTGCTGtctttgggactttggcttacGTTTTTGCTCCACAG ATTAGAAGATCTCTCCTTAATGAAGATGAATATGGATTCCGGAAGGCAAGAAGACCTATATATTACGATGAAGGTTTGGAG AAGACTAGGCAGACCTTGAATGCAAAAATAAGCCAGCTCAATTCAGCCATTGATAATGTGTCTTCTCGTTTGAGAGGTGGGAACAATGCGCCCACGGTGCCAATAAAAAATGATCCTGAAATGGAAGCTACCATGTGA
- the LOC126628597 gene encoding V-type proton ATPase subunit H-like, translated as MDHAELTTEQVLNRDIPWETYMTTKLITGTCLQLLRRYDKRSESYRSQLLDDDGPAYVQVFVGILRDIFKEETVEYVLALIDEVLTANPKRARLFHDSSLVDKDIYEPFLRLLWKSNWFIQEKSCKILALTVSARPKLQDGSSANGEASNSKRKITTIDDVLKGLVEWLCAQLKKPSHPSRGIPTAINCLATLLKEPVVRSSFVQLDGVKLLVPLISPASTQQSIQLLYETCLCVWLLSYYEPAIEYLATSRALPRLIEVVKSSTKEKVVRVVVLTLRNLLSKGTFGAQMVDLGLPQIVQSLKAQAWSDEDLLEGLNQLEEGLKDNIKKLSSFDKYKQEVLLGHLDWSPMHKDPIFWRENITNFEENDFQILRVLITILDTSSDPRALAVACFDISQFVQQHPAGRVVVTDLKAKERVMKLMDHESAEVTKNALLCIQRLFLGAKYASFLQA; from the exons ATGGACCATGCTGAGCTCACCACCGAACAG GTTTTGAATAGGGACATCCCATGGGAGACTTACATGACCACTAAACTCATCACTGGAACCTGCCTTCAGCTCTTGAGGCGCTACGATAAAAGATCCGAGAGCTACAGATCACAGCTTCTCGATGAT GATGGCCCTGCTTATGTTCAAGTGTTTGTAGGCATTTTACGTGATATTTTCAAGGAAGAAACGGTGGAATATGTCCTTGCTTTAATTGATGAAGTGCTTACAG CTAACCCAAAAAGAGCAAGATTGTTCCATGATAGTAGTCTTGTTGATAAAGATATCTATGAGCCTTTCTTGAG GTTGCTCTGGAAGAGTAATTGGTTCATACAAGAGAAGAGCTGTAAGATACTTGCTTTAACAGTGAG TGCCAGGCCAAAACTCCAAGATGGCTCTTCTGCAAATGGAGAAGCCTCAAattcaaagagaaaaataacTACTATTGATGATGTGTTGAAAGGATTGGTGGAATGGCTGTGTGCACAG TTGAAGAAGCCTTCCCATCCCAGTCGTGGTATCCCAACTGCCATCAATTGCCTTGCAACCTTACTAAAGGAACCTGTAGTTAGATCTTCCTTTGTTCAGTTAGATGGGGTGAAGTTGCTTGTCCCCTTAATTTCTCCAGCTTCCACCCAACAATCTATTCAG CTTCTTTATGAAACATGTCTATGCGTCTGGCTCTTATCTTATTATGAACCTGCAATTGAGTACTTGGCTACTTCTAGAGCTCTACCACGACTCATAGAAGTTGTCAAGAGTTCCACAAAGGAGAAG GTTGTCAGAGTTGTTGTTTTGACCCTGAGGAACTTGCTCTCAAAAGGGACGTTTGGTGCTCAAATGGTGGACCTTGGACTGCCACAAATCGTTCAGAGTTTGAAAGCACAAGCATGGAGTGATGAG GATCTCCTGGAGGGATTAAATCAACTGGAAGAAGGTCTGAAGGATAACATCAAGAAATTAAGTTCTTTTGACAAGTATAAGCAAGAAGTCCTCCTTGGCCATCTTGACTGGTCACCCATGCACAAGGATCCAATATTCTGGCGAGAGAATATTACCAATTTTGAAGAGAACGACTTTCAG ATTCTTAGAGTCCTGATTACTATCTTGGACACATCCAGTGATCCTAGGGCTTTGGCCGTAGCCTGCTTTGATATCTCACAGTTTGTCCAGCAGCATCCGGCTGGAAGAGTCGTAGTGACGGACCTCAAGGCCAAGGAACGCGTGATGAAACTGATGGATCATGAGAGTGCCGAGGTCACCAAAAATGCCCTGCTATGTATCCAAAGGCTTTTCCTAGGTGCCAAGTATGCGAGCTTTTTGCAGGCTTAG
- the LOC126628601 gene encoding cinnamoyl-CoA reductase-like SNL6 isoform X3 produces the protein MALAADAICTCDDDGADEISPCSGTTTVCVMDASGRLGSTLVHRLLHRGYAVHAALQTHHKCFDDELVKKKKVSVFRSDPFDYHSIMDALEGCSALFYSFEPPSDHPTYDEFMAEAEVRAAHNVLEACAQTDTIHKVVFTSSVTAVIWRDDRTTSPSSSHEIDERNWSDVNFCKKFKLWHALSKTLAEKTAWALAMDRGLNMVSVNGGLLMSPDLTITNPYLKGTAEMYQDGLLVTVDLKFLVDAHISVLEEASSYGRYVCFDRVINCYKDAVGLARMLLPPSQTSFLQTQTQPQTPSFEETETMVVYQQKISNEKLNKLMVDFDTTLQLSH, from the exons ATGGCTCTTGCAGCAGATGCTATTTGTACTTGTGATGATGATGGTGCTGATGAAATTAGTCCATGTTCAGGGACGACCACAGTCTGCGTCATGGATGCGTCCGGCCGCCTAGGCTCCACTCTCGTCCATCGCCTCTTGCACAGAGGCTATGCAGTCCATGCTGCACTCCAAACCCATCACA AGTGTTTTGATGACGAATtggtaaagaagaagaaagtgagcGTTTTCCGTTCAGACCCCTTTGACTACCACAGCATTATGGACGCTTTGGAAGGATGCTCTGCCCTTTTCTACTCCTTCGAGCCTCCTTCAGACCACCCCACTTATGAT GAATTTATGGCAGAGGCAGAGGTCAGAGCAGCTCATAACGTACTGGAAGCTTGTGCCCAAACTGATACCATACACAAAGTAGTCTTTACATCCTCTGTAACAGCTGTGATTTGGAGGGACGACCGTACAACGTCGCCGTCCTCCTCCCATGAGATTGATGAGAGAAACTGGAGCGATGtcaatttttgtaaaaaattcaAG CTGTGGCATGCCCTCTCGAAGACCCTAGCCGAGAAGACAGCATGGGCTCTAGCAATGGACCGAGGACTGAACATGGTGTCCGTCAATGGCGGGCTGTTGATGAGCCCCGATCTCACCATCACTAATCCGTATCTAAAAGGAACGGCTGAGATGTACCAAGATGGGCTGTTGGTGACCGTTgatctcaagttccttgttgaCGCACACATCTCCGTCCTTGAAGAGGCGTCATCCTACGGAAGATACGTATGCTTCGACAGAGTCATCAATTGCTACAAAGATGCCGTTGGGCTCGCCCGCATGCTTTTGCCGCCTTCTCAAACTTCATTTCTCCAAACGCAAACCCAACCCCAAACCCCAAG TTTCGAGGAGACGGAGACAATGGTGGTGTACCAACAGAAGATAAGCAACGAGAAACTAAACAAACTCATGGTCGACTTTGACACCACCCTTCAACTCAGCCATTAA